From one Triticum aestivum cultivar Chinese Spring chromosome 4B, IWGSC CS RefSeq v2.1, whole genome shotgun sequence genomic stretch:
- the LOC123093781 gene encoding uncharacterized protein: protein MFPVTGSPKCVAFRSKHTRKYLGSVQAGSEESAGGGKFFEELSHGADDVDVLASPYTRFYLEPSKEHDGLLHVRCCHNNKYWVAKHVGEGSGHWIIGIVNEPEDDLSKPSCTLFEPIPLADTDNNLSIRFFRPQQTTSSESDMTKEKGTTEEAYLFLGTGGHEKAVDQVKSLHDFSAIDLSKQLVLPKYVAFKGDNDMYLRARIIQKRNYLEFSSSDIADSTVVNTIFPNYANGNVRIKSNHFNRFWRLSPNWIWADSADTSSRDRDTLFRVVMLPDYIGLQNLGNSRYCKRLTADKKTSCLNAAVDTITLEARLRVEEAVLSREVYGVEFKLSEARIYGEKPLTFPSMTSTNDTNETHAKTLTLKYEETQAKTWSSTVSLKIGVTAKLRAGIPVIAEGKVEVSTEFNSEYEWGSSIQTTTSQEASYQAVVPPMTKVTIRAAATQGSIDVPFSYTQRDILTTGEVVTYKMDDGLFTGMNNYNFQFEATQEPI, encoded by the exons ATGTTTCCAGTGACGGGCTCGCCGAAATGCGTTGCTTTCCGATCAAAGCATACCCGCAAGTACCTAGGTAGCGTGCAAGCAGGGAGCGAGGAGAGCGCCGGCGGAGGCAAGTTCTTCGAGGAGCTGAGCCACGGCGCCGACGACGTCGATGTCCTTGCAAGCCCGTACACTAGATTCTACCTGGAGCCATCCAAGGAGCACGACGGGCTCCTGCACGTCAGGTGCTGCCACAACAACAAGTACTGGGTGGCCAAACATGTCGGTGAAGGCAGCGGCCACTGGATCATTGGCATCGTCAATGAACCGGAGGACGACCTGTCCAAGCCGTCATGCACGCTTTTTGAGCCCATCCCTCTCGCGGACACGGACAATAATCTATCCATCAG GTTCTTCCGTCCTCAGCAGACAACAAGCTCTGAATCTGATATGACCAAGGAAAAGGGGACAACTGAAGAAGCCTACCTGTTTCTGGGAACCGGAGGGCATGAAAAAGCAGTTGATCAAGTTAAATCTCTTCATGACTTCTCCGCCATTGATCTGTCGAAGCAATTGGTACTACCTAAATATGTTGCTTTTAAAGGCGACAATGACATGTACCTCCGGGCAAGGATCATCCAGAAACGCAATTACCTGGAATTCTCATCATCTGATATTGCAGATTCAACTGTGGTCAACACTATTTTCCCCAACTATGCTAATGGGAACGTGCGCATAAAATCTAACCACTTCAATAGGTTTTGGAGGCTCAGCCCCAACTGGATCTGGGCTGACTCGGCCGACACCAGTAGCAGAGACCGTGACACGCTCTTCAGGGTGGTCATGTTGCCCGACTACATCGGTCTCCAGAACCTAGGAAACTCCAGGTACTGCAAGAGGCTAACTGCCGACAAGAAGACAAGCTGCCTTAACGCCGCCGTCGATACCATCACCCTTGAAGCAAGGTTACGGGTGGAAGAAGCCGTACTTTCGCGAGAGGTCTATGGCGTGGAGTTCAAGCTCTCCGAAGCTAGGATCTACGGCGAGAAGCCTCTTACCTTTCCCAGCATGACTTCAACCAATGACACCAACGAAACACATGCCAAGACCCTGACCCTGAAATACGAGGAGACGCAGGCCAAGACCTGGAGCTCGACTGTTAGCCTCAAGATCGGTGTCACGGCCAAGTTAAGAGCCGGGATCCCGGTCATAGCAGAAGGGAAGGTTGAGGTATCCACTGAATTCAACTCAGAGTACGAGTGGGGGTCATCCATTCAGACAACGACATCACAAGAGGCCTCCTACCAGGCTGTGGTGCCTCCGATGACCAAGGTGACAATCAGAGCGGCTGCGACTCAGGGTTCTATTGACGTCCCGTTCTCCTACACTCAGAGGGACATTCTGACCACAGGAGAGGTTGTTACCTACAAGATGGACGATGGCCTGTTCACTGGTATGAACAACTATAATTTCCAATTTGAAGCCACACAAGAGCCCATCTGA